Within the Enterococcus hirae ATCC 9790 genome, the region TTGGCTCGATTGTTTGAAGAGTTAGGTGGAAAGATCGTTTACGAAACATCAGTAGATGAAATCCTAATTGACAATAAGATTGCTAAAGGGATCCGAATCGGGAAAGAACAAGTGATGGCTGATGCTATTGTATGTGGCGCTGATTTTCCTTATGCGATGAAGGAATTAATTCCTGATGAAAGAAAACGGGGAAAGTATACAAATAAAAAAATCGCTAAATTTGAATATTCATGTTCTTGTTTTTTGATGTATCTTGGCTTAGACAAGAAATACCCAGAGGAACACTTGCATAGTATTTATTTTGCAGAAGACTTTAAACAAAATGTTGATGATCTCTTTGAACGAGGAAAGTTACCAGATGATCCATCTTTTTATTTGTACCGACCGTCATTGATGGATGATTCGCTTGCACCTGAGGATCAGGAAGGCTTATATGTCTTAGTACCAGTGCCAGAATTGTCAAAATATGAGAAGTGGACGGAACAAACGATGCAAGCCTATCGCCAAAAAATCATCCGATTGCTCAAAGAAAAGACGATTTTTAAGGATATCGATGAGCATATCGTATCCGAAACATTGATCACGCCCAAAGATTTTTCTGAACGTTTCAATGCTTATAATGGAGCGACTTTTGGCTTAAAACCGACATTGAAACAAAGTAATTATTACCGCCCGCATAACAAATTTTCTGCAGCAGAAAATTTATATTTTTGTGGGAGTAGTACCCATCCTGGCGCAGGGGTACCAATTGTTATGCAAAGCGCAAAATTAGCGGTAGAGGAGCTGTTGAGAGATGATAACCATTAACAATGATCCTTTTCAAGAATACCAAAAAGATTTTGCCTATTGTGAATCAATCATCAAGAAAAATTCAAAATCGTTTTACCTGGCTTTCTCACAGTTGCCTAAACGAAAAGCTCAAAGTGTCTATGCCGTGTATGCGTTTTGCCGACGTGCAGATGATTTGATTGATCGCGACAACAATCAAGCGGGATTGAGACAGTTAGAACGGCAATTGCTAGATTTTAATGAGGGAAAGGTTCCCAACGATCCAGTCTGGCGTGCGTTATCAGTGGTCTTTGACAATTTCCCCATGGTAACCGCTCCTTTTTTTGATATGCTGACTGGTCAACGAAAAGATGCTGATTTTAAGCAACCAGAAACAAGAAAAGATCTTGAAGAATATTGTTATTACGTTGCAGGTAGTGTAGGTTTGATGTTGCTTCCGCTTTTAACTGAGCGCCCAGCTGACATCGTTGTACCAGCTAAAAAATTAGGAGAAGCGATGCAGTTAACGAATATTTTACGAGATGTTGGAGAAGATTATCAAATGGGGCGAATCTACCTGACAAAAGAAGACATGACTAGATTTGGGGTGGCAACTACCATGTTAAAAGAAAAGCAAGCCCAAACACAATTAGTCGCTTTATGGGAATCACTGGCTAAGCAGGCTGAAAACTTATATGAAGAATCATTTGAAATGTTTCCTCTTATTACAGAAGATTGTCGTCAAGCACTTGCCAGTGCTGCGTTTATTTATCGTGAGCAATTAAATATCGTGAGAAAACAGCATTATTCTTTATTTGATAATAAGAATAAAGTTAGTCATTATCGAAAAGTACAGCTTTTAAAAGAGGTCAAAAGTTATCTCAAAAGCTATTGAACCGTCTGATTATTAAAGAACCGAATATAAATTCAATATTGTTGTTTTCAAACGATCATTAGTTGAAAAAATTGAAAGCAATGAGCCCGAGACCAAAAAGGTTGTCGGGCTTTTTATCACTGTTTTGTTACATAGGTCTTTCTATGCGAGAAAAATTTTCAGATAAAAATAAAGATTTAGCGGAATATTTTAGAACTTGTCGTATATTATTCATGACCAAGGTAATAGTTTTACCAACTAAATGCTAGGAGGATGGAAGAATGGGACCAATTGCAGTTACGCCTGATCAATTAAAATCACAAGCGAAGATCTATCAGCAATCAGCGCTCCAAATACAAGAGGCTATCCGAAAAGTAAATACGATGAACCAGCAAATTGCACATAATTGGAAAGGACAAGCTTTTCAAGCATATCTTGATCAGTATCACCAGTTAGAAGTTAGCGTTAAACAAATGACACAATTATTTGAAAGTATTTATGAGCAACTCAACAACTATGCGAATACCGTCTCAGAACGGGATCGTCAAGATGCTCGGAATTTTGGGTTGCTATAGCGTTTATCAGTAAAAACCAATCTTCGTTTGACTTGTACCCATTAAAGCAGCAAATGTCAGTTGTTTTTTAGCTATTTTCATTTGGTTTTTGTTTTGATTCCTTGACTTTGAATGTAAAAAATAAGCCATACATGAAAAAAGGGGTAACTCAATGAAACAGGGAATAGTCATTGATATTTGTTTGCAAATCGAACAGCAAACGATCGACTTGCAAATACCTAGGGAAATAACCATTAGGCGCTTAAAGGAATTATTTGTGAACGCGCTTCAGGTTTCTTCGATCGTGCTACCGGCTGCGTTCGATTTAGAAGTGACAAATAAATCAATACGATTGAATGAAGAATTTCTTTTATCAGATTATCCAATTAGTCATGGTGACCAACTGTTAATCAAGCCACGTATCCTTAATGGTGGTGACAACAAGTAATTGAAGAGCGAAAAGGATGTATTTAAAAAAGAAGGTATTAAAATAACCGATGAACGAGTGGAAATTCAGCTACAAGCGAATCAATATGCGCTGGATCAGATCGAACAATATACATTTTTTTTAAAACCTAAAAGAAATTTACTGGCAGGTGACGTTAGCCATTTATCTACAGAAAAATTAATCATTCAATACAAAAAAACAAATCAAATGAAGTGTTTCTCACAGGTTTTGATTAAATTAGATTTTTACCAACGATTATTGCTTGCCCAAAAAGTCAATCAATTGTGTGATTTTATGAATGGACCGATCCAACCATTGTTTCATCCCGATAATTTGTTTCTGTTTGGAGAAGAGATTTTTCTTGCACATCGAGGGTTTATGCAAGTTATCGCTCCATATACGGTCACTGAAAATGATTTTCTGAAGCAATATCGGGCACTGGTGTTGGCTATCTTATATCCTAATTTGAGTTATGAGAGTTTAAATGGAGGAAGTGAAGGATTAACAGATGACTTGTCGAAATTGCTCCATGGAGCAAAAAATGTAACAGAAATCAATCAGATTATTAGCGACCAAATCGAAACACAAAAGGAGATTCGAGCGACAGAATTACGTGTGGTCAGTAGGAAAAATTACTTTATTTTTAAATGGGGTAGCCTTTTATTCAGCTTGTCAACCATCCTTTTTGCTTTATTAACAGGAATTTATGCGTTTTATCAATTACCACAGATAGAACGGAGCGTGGATGCACAAGCAAAATATATAGCCAAGGATTATGCAGGTGTTTTAACGGCTTTAGCAGATGTATCCCCCAGTTTGTTTTCTCAAAGTATCAAATATATAGTGGCTGTTAGTGTCATTCAATTAGATCATTTAACTTCATTAGAAAAAACAGCTATTTTAAATCAATTATCTCAAGAGTCAAGTGAGAATCGTTTGCTTTATTGGATTTACATTGACAGAAATAATCTCCAACAGGCATTGGATATCGCTCAAAACATTGGAGATGAGCAGTATCTTTTGCATGTCTATACTAAGTTATATCTGACAGTAAAAATGAACGATCAAATGAGTGGTGAAAAAAAGCAAAAATTACTAAAAAACTATCAAGAAAAAATTAGTCAATATAGCAAAAAGCCAGGAGAGAATAAATCTGAAAATCCCACAAAATAAGACACTATGCACCGAAAATCAGATGAATATCAGTCTTTCCATCCTTTTTGATCTCTTTTATTTTGGGGAGATGTTTATTCATGAAGTATTTACTCAAAATGATAAAGAGCTGGTGATCGCCGGCAAAAAAATCTGTTATATCAAACAGCATATAAATTTTTCAGACTCTTCGATCAAAGATGATCCGAGGTTTCTGATATTAAAGCATGAAACATTGCAGAGAAAGTGGATCGATCCACCGAAGCAATTGATTGATATTTCATGTGCAACAACCTCTGCCTTGATGATTGAATCAGATGCAATGATTGCGATAGATTATCAGGATAATAACTATCAATTGAGTATATATCCTAGTAAAGCACCCGTTTATTATAATCAGCAACTTGTAACAAAAGGTGTATTTACTTTCCAAGTAGGTGATCAGATCGTAGTGGATCAGTGGATTATCGAAAGGCGGGAAAAGCAGTGGCAGATCATCGGTTTAGGTCAAGCGATCCAATTAAATCCATGGGTACTTTCTGAAGTCCCTTATATACCTGAATATCCTAAGCACTTCCCCTTTTTTAGAAGAAGCCCTAGAATCTATCTGGAAGAGCCAAAAGTACAAGTGGAGGTTCGATTACCGAGACACGAAGCAGCTCAGGAGAAACAATCCTTTTTTAAATTGGTTCTCCCGTCTTTAGGCATATTTATCTTAAGCGGAATGTTTCTATTTTTTAGCAATCGAAACCTGCTTCTGATACTAGGTATGTATGGACTTAATTTATTGACGTCCAGTATCTCTACTATCAATTATTTATTAAATAAAAAGAAAATAAAACGAAAAAAAAGTGAACAAAAAATAACTATCCAACAATATAGAATCAAAAAAGCTTTTGAATTAAACAGGTTACAGCAAAGACAAAAAGAAGTTTTACAGTACATGTATCCTTCTAATAATCAATTAGCACGAATGACAAAGGAATGTCATCCAAGAATCTATGAACGTCGACCAAAGGATAAAGATTTTTTAACCGTTTGCTTAGGAATAGGCGAACGTCCATCCAGTTTTAAAATTGTTAGTTCTTATTTGGATGAGGATCAATGGAACGATGAAATTCTATCCGATTTTATTCGTCCTTATCAAAAATTAAAGAACGCACCTATTGCGATTTCATTAGCAACTCAGTCAGTGGGGCTTGTCGGTCCATCGAATGTTTTGCAGGAAGCTCTTCAATCTTTACTATTTCAAATTTCTGTCTTGCACTCTTACCAAGAGGTTGAGTTTATCACTCTTCTTCAAGAAAAAGAATATGAAAAAACATGGAAAAATTGGCGTTGGTTACCACATCATACGTTGCGATCCTTTCCACTTAAACAAAGAGGGCTCCTATTCAATTTAAAAAATCGAGAGTTGGTTTTAAGTGCATTTTATAAGATCCTTTCTAAAAGGAAGCAAAAACTACAACATGCTGATTATCAGAAGATAGCTTTTAAACCAACTTATGTTTTTTCAATTATCACAGAAGAAGGCTTGTGGGAGCATGAAATCAGTGAGTTTTTAACAGAAGAATTAAATCGGTATGATGTCGTAGTTATTTGGGCGAAGGAATCTATCGATCAGTTGCCTGAAACTGTAACGACGTTAATAGCGTATCAAAGTCAAGATATTGCTATGTTGATCAATCATAAAGAACAACACATTAATCAACCATTTACACCTAATCGTTTACCAACTAGTTATCCACTTGAACAAGCAATTTTTCGCTTAGCTAACTTATTCCATGAAGAAATTGAAAATCAAAATCTGCCAGAAAAAATCAATTTATTAGAGCAATATCAAGTTCAGACTGTTGAGGAGTTAATGATTTCTAAGCGCTGGTTGAACGCAGAGCCAAGTAAGACATTGCGTTCATTGATCGGCTGGCAGAGAAAAAATCAGGGGATCTACTGGGATCTCCATGAACAGGCACATGGACCTCATGCTTTAATTGGTGGCACGACTGGTTCAGGGAAGTCAGAATTTCTGATTACTTATTTAGTGGGATTAGCCATCAATTTTTCTCCTGAAGATGTAGGGATTCTAGTGATTGATTGGAAAGGTGGCGGCCTCGCACAAACAGTAAGTAAGTTGCCACATTTTATGGGTGCGATCACTAATTTAGACCGAGTTGGTACGTCCCGTGCATTGATCAGTATCAAAGCGGAGCTGGAAAAGCGACAAAGGTTACTTGCGACCTATGAAGTAA harbors:
- a CDS encoding EsaB/YukD family protein codes for the protein MKQGIVIDICLQIEQQTIDLQIPREITIRRLKELFVNALQVSSIVLPAAFDLEVTNKSIRLNEEFLLSDYPISHGDQLLIKPRILNGGDNK
- a CDS encoding WXG100 family type VII secretion target → MGPIAVTPDQLKSQAKIYQQSALQIQEAIRKVNTMNQQIAHNWKGQAFQAYLDQYHQLEVSVKQMTQLFESIYEQLNNYANTVSERDRQDARNFGLL
- a CDS encoding phytoene desaturase family protein, with protein sequence MKKIIVIGAGVAGLSAAVRLQKLGYEVTLYEKDRQVGGKMNQIKTAGFTFDLGPTIVMMPEIYREVFEFCGKDPDDYISMKKVDPMLKLYFNKEEPIEFSNDLIELTKTLENISPEDTQGYFAFLADIYQRYTIAKEAFITKSFRGFWDFYNPKSLWAGIRLRTFSDAYTSISKFVKDDRLRKSLAFQTLYIGVSPYQGPSLYTIIPMIELFYGVYFIEGGMYTLATSLARLFEELGGKIVYETSVDEILIDNKIAKGIRIGKEQVMADAIVCGADFPYAMKELIPDERKRGKYTNKKIAKFEYSCSCFLMYLGLDKKYPEEHLHSIYFAEDFKQNVDDLFERGKLPDDPSFYLYRPSLMDDSLAPEDQEGLYVLVPVPELSKYEKWTEQTMQAYRQKIIRLLKEKTIFKDIDEHIVSETLITPKDFSERFNAYNGATFGLKPTLKQSNYYRPHNKFSAAENLYFCGSSTHPGAGVPIVMQSAKLAVEELLRDDNH
- a CDS encoding phytoene/squalene synthase family protein, which gives rise to MITINNDPFQEYQKDFAYCESIIKKNSKSFYLAFSQLPKRKAQSVYAVYAFCRRADDLIDRDNNQAGLRQLERQLLDFNEGKVPNDPVWRALSVVFDNFPMVTAPFFDMLTGQRKDADFKQPETRKDLEEYCYYVAGSVGLMLLPLLTERPADIVVPAKKLGEAMQLTNILRDVGEDYQMGRIYLTKEDMTRFGVATTMLKEKQAQTQLVALWESLAKQAENLYEESFEMFPLITEDCRQALASAAFIYREQLNIVRKQHYSLFDNKNKVSHYRKVQLLKEVKSYLKSY
- the essB gene encoding type VII secretion protein EssB is translated as MKSEKDVFKKEGIKITDERVEIQLQANQYALDQIEQYTFFLKPKRNLLAGDVSHLSTEKLIIQYKKTNQMKCFSQVLIKLDFYQRLLLAQKVNQLCDFMNGPIQPLFHPDNLFLFGEEIFLAHRGFMQVIAPYTVTENDFLKQYRALVLAILYPNLSYESLNGGSEGLTDDLSKLLHGAKNVTEINQIISDQIETQKEIRATELRVVSRKNYFIFKWGSLLFSLSTILFALLTGIYAFYQLPQIERSVDAQAKYIAKDYAGVLTALADVSPSLFSQSIKYIVAVSVIQLDHLTSLEKTAILNQLSQESSENRLLYWIYIDRNNLQQALDIAQNIGDEQYLLHVYTKLYLTVKMNDQMSGEKKQKLLKNYQEKISQYSKKPGENKSENPTK